One stretch of Candidatus Baltobacteraceae bacterium DNA includes these proteins:
- a CDS encoding tryptophan 2,3-dioxygenase family protein, whose protein sequence is MNAKLTYGSYLNIDDLLALQRPQSEPVHHDEMLFIIIHQVYELWFKQMLHEVEAVVHYLDANDPLKATRAFGRIHAVQRVIEQQVDVLETMTPHEFNAFRNLLNPASGFQSVQFRELEFLCGVGKTAYLELLEQNDTERQRLEQRLNSPTVYDALKSFLARRGYKTGDHDALIETFRKIYDGADQHVDLYMLLEAFIEFDERFLLWRGRHIRMVERMIGFKPGTGGSMGVRYLETTLQKKFFPELWEVRTVLGTEVSTQ, encoded by the coding sequence GTGAACGCTAAGTTGACCTACGGCTCGTATCTCAACATTGATGACCTTCTCGCGTTGCAGCGTCCGCAATCGGAACCCGTGCATCACGACGAGATGCTCTTCATCATCATCCATCAGGTGTACGAGCTGTGGTTCAAGCAGATGCTGCACGAAGTCGAAGCCGTCGTACACTACCTAGACGCGAACGATCCGCTCAAAGCGACGCGTGCCTTCGGACGCATTCATGCCGTGCAGCGCGTCATCGAGCAACAGGTCGACGTCCTCGAAACAATGACGCCGCATGAATTCAACGCCTTCCGAAATCTTCTCAATCCGGCCAGCGGCTTTCAATCCGTGCAATTTCGTGAGCTCGAATTCTTGTGCGGCGTCGGCAAGACGGCGTATCTCGAGCTTCTCGAACAAAACGATACCGAACGTCAGCGCCTCGAACAGCGCTTGAACTCACCGACCGTCTACGACGCGCTCAAAAGTTTTCTCGCGCGGCGCGGCTACAAGACCGGCGACCACGACGCGTTGATCGAGACGTTTCGCAAAATCTACGACGGCGCCGATCAGCACGTCGACCTTTACATGTTGCTCGAGGCATTTATCGAGTTCGACGAACGTTTCTTGTTATGGCGCGGCCGGCACATTCGCATGGTCGAGCGCATGATCGGGTTCAAGCCCGGGACCGGTGGCTCGATGGGCGTACGCTATCTGGAGACGACTCTACAGAAGAAATTCTTTCCGGAGCTTTGGGAGGTTCGCACCGTACTCGGAACGGAGGTCTCCACGCAATGA
- a CDS encoding PHB depolymerase family esterase, with amino-acid sequence MTFRRFLVPLGLLMLAACSSGSGSNNTNLPVANAPQLSTQSLTQAAETSGVTSLPSFRIDPGKVFVAGISSGGFFAVQMQVAHSATFKGAAVYAGGVYYCAQNSVAIALAACGGEGLYAGTLTESEAYLDLASSQGLIDNKSNLAGQPVYLWSGANDTVVNPKEMNDLQTEYEHYGARPIVYDSSYPAEHGWESPEGSLACGTLGEPYMIACDRGSRVYDSEQTWLQMFFGRLSPRNNGTLRGQLVQFNQSEFGATASNSMDTTGYVYVPRSCAQGQRCGLVVAFHGCLQTQADIGNKYATESGIDPWADSNGIIVLYPYAIKSATVPYNPQGCWDWWGYDDPNYSVKSGTQISIVYKMIQRLMGQ; translated from the coding sequence ATGACGTTCCGGCGCTTCCTCGTCCCGCTCGGTCTTCTTATGCTCGCCGCTTGCTCGTCGGGCAGCGGGAGCAACAACACGAATCTTCCGGTCGCAAACGCGCCGCAACTCTCGACGCAATCGCTCACACAAGCGGCGGAAACGTCAGGCGTCACGTCGTTACCTAGTTTCCGAATCGATCCGGGCAAAGTGTTCGTCGCCGGCATTTCGTCCGGCGGCTTTTTCGCCGTGCAAATGCAGGTTGCACACTCGGCGACTTTCAAAGGCGCCGCCGTTTACGCGGGTGGTGTCTACTACTGCGCACAGAACAGCGTCGCGATCGCGCTCGCCGCGTGCGGCGGTGAAGGTCTGTACGCCGGCACCCTGACTGAATCCGAAGCTTATCTCGATCTGGCTTCGTCGCAAGGCCTGATCGACAACAAATCCAACCTCGCCGGCCAGCCCGTCTATCTTTGGTCCGGAGCCAACGACACCGTCGTTAATCCGAAAGAGATGAACGATCTGCAAACCGAGTACGAACACTACGGCGCGCGTCCCATCGTCTACGACAGCAGCTATCCGGCCGAGCACGGCTGGGAATCGCCCGAAGGTTCGCTTGCGTGCGGGACGCTCGGCGAGCCGTATATGATCGCCTGCGATCGTGGCTCACGCGTGTATGACTCCGAGCAAACGTGGCTGCAAATGTTTTTCGGACGGCTGTCGCCGCGCAATAACGGAACGCTTCGCGGTCAGCTCGTTCAATTCAACCAAAGCGAATTTGGCGCAACCGCGAGCAACTCGATGGACACGACCGGTTACGTCTACGTTCCGCGTTCATGCGCGCAGGGACAACGCTGCGGACTCGTGGTCGCATTTCACGGCTGCTTGCAAACGCAAGCCGACATCGGAAACAAGTACGCAACCGAGAGCGGTATCGATCCGTGGGCCGATTCAAACGGTATCATCGTGCTGTATCCGTACGCGATCAAATCCGCGACCGTGCCGTACAACCCGCAAGGCTGCTGGGATTGGTGGGGCTACGACGACCCGAACTATTCGGTGAAGTCCGGTACGCAGATCTCGATTGTGTACAAGATGATCCAACGTCTCATGGGTCAATAG
- a CDS encoding quinone oxidoreductase has product MNAIVIEKVGGPEVLTFKDVPKPTPLAGEALIKIGAAGINYIDTYFRSGMYKKDVPFTAGQEGAGTIEAVGEGTDLAKEGMKIGDRVVFVFFAGTYAEYAVVPVEKLIPIPNGVSFPDACVAMVQGMTAHYLSVDTYPIKEGDTVLIHAAAGGVGQLLVQMAKMRGARVIGTVGSDAKARLARGDGADDTIDYTKQDFEVEVKRITNNAGVPVVYDGVGKTTFDKGLNCLSPRGYMVLFGASSGAVPPFNLAELAPKGSLYITRPTIVNYTRTRKELLWRAGEVLNMIKDGKLKIRHGGEYKLADAERAHRDLEARKTTGKLILTP; this is encoded by the coding sequence TTGAACGCGATCGTCATCGAAAAGGTCGGCGGCCCCGAGGTTTTGACGTTCAAGGACGTCCCCAAGCCGACGCCGCTGGCGGGCGAAGCGCTGATCAAGATCGGTGCAGCCGGCATCAATTACATCGACACGTACTTCCGCTCCGGGATGTACAAGAAAGACGTTCCGTTTACGGCCGGGCAGGAAGGCGCCGGGACGATCGAAGCCGTCGGCGAGGGTACGGACCTCGCGAAAGAGGGCATGAAGATCGGCGACCGCGTTGTCTTCGTGTTCTTCGCGGGGACTTATGCTGAATATGCCGTCGTGCCGGTCGAAAAGCTCATCCCGATTCCGAACGGCGTCTCATTCCCCGATGCGTGCGTTGCGATGGTGCAGGGCATGACGGCGCACTACTTGAGCGTCGACACCTATCCGATTAAGGAAGGTGATACGGTCCTAATCCACGCTGCCGCCGGCGGCGTCGGACAATTGCTCGTGCAAATGGCAAAGATGCGCGGCGCGCGCGTGATCGGCACGGTCGGCAGCGATGCGAAAGCAAGACTTGCACGCGGCGACGGCGCCGACGACACGATCGACTATACGAAGCAAGACTTCGAAGTCGAAGTCAAACGCATCACGAACAATGCGGGCGTACCTGTTGTGTACGACGGCGTCGGAAAGACGACGTTCGATAAGGGACTCAATTGTCTCTCGCCCCGCGGCTATATGGTTCTCTTCGGTGCATCGAGCGGAGCGGTACCGCCGTTCAACTTGGCGGAGCTTGCGCCGAAAGGCTCGCTCTATATCACGCGCCCGACAATCGTGAACTACACGCGCACGCGCAAAGAACTCCTATGGCGCGCGGGCGAGGTCCTGAACATGATCAAGGACGGAAAACTCAAGATCCGTCACGGCGGCGAGTACAAGCTTGCCGACGCCGAGCGCGCGCATCGCGATCTCGAGGCCCGCAAGACCACCGGTAAGCTGATCCTCACGCCATAA
- a CDS encoding RDD family protein, with protein sequence MKDPLLSGSESLRDSGERRGLIVCIFMLPVSLLIIGALLSEAITASRLLLIGIGALLYVSISRGRLLGDSIHVHAGQLPHVASLVAECARILDVTNPQVFIRDDVNVPIAAVGVAEPYALVISSHWLQHLKDDELKYLIARELAHIRAGHTRISSVLSVNGRENTPVSVVFGAYLRRTEYTADRVALCACGSIESAIMAIAIASFHHLGREVDLTVVADQLRELRLEPTLRAGEWLGSSPYAARRIAGLIQFASTPLARTWLERFRSAAVPLPRPSVETASRRMFAGWWRRVGAWLIDFSVVTMVLSQFSQLTQVTENGKHLGIEEAFKFMPKLMAGLLFSQSLFYLWIYAIVLVAVVGRTIGMMIMDLRVVRTDLERPTIWNTIARYFLAAMSLVFIFPIFIWGLRRVQPYDRLSGTRLVSASARLETQPALTQ encoded by the coding sequence ATGAAAGACCCGCTGCTCAGCGGCTCCGAATCGCTGCGCGATTCCGGCGAACGCCGGGGACTGATCGTGTGCATCTTCATGCTACCGGTCTCGCTTCTGATCATTGGGGCGTTGCTTTCGGAAGCGATCACTGCATCGCGGCTACTCTTAATTGGGATCGGTGCGCTCTTATACGTTTCGATCTCACGCGGACGCCTGCTCGGCGACAGTATTCACGTTCACGCCGGTCAACTGCCGCACGTCGCGAGCTTGGTCGCGGAGTGCGCGCGAATCTTGGACGTAACGAATCCCCAAGTCTTCATACGCGACGACGTGAACGTTCCGATAGCCGCCGTCGGCGTTGCAGAGCCGTATGCCCTTGTGATCTCGAGTCACTGGCTGCAGCATCTCAAGGATGACGAGCTCAAGTATCTTATCGCACGGGAGCTCGCACACATCCGGGCCGGTCACACGCGCATCTCATCGGTTCTCTCGGTTAACGGCCGCGAGAACACTCCGGTTTCGGTTGTCTTTGGCGCCTATCTGCGCCGTACCGAATACACGGCCGATCGCGTCGCGCTATGCGCATGCGGTTCGATCGAGAGCGCGATCATGGCAATCGCGATCGCGAGCTTTCATCATCTCGGACGCGAAGTCGATCTTACCGTGGTTGCCGATCAGCTGCGCGAGCTGCGCTTGGAGCCGACCCTTCGCGCCGGCGAATGGCTGGGCTCATCGCCATATGCCGCCCGGCGCATCGCGGGCCTGATTCAGTTTGCATCGACACCGCTGGCTCGAACCTGGCTCGAGCGATTTCGATCTGCAGCAGTGCCATTGCCGAGACCAAGTGTCGAAACGGCCTCGCGCCGGATGTTCGCCGGCTGGTGGCGACGCGTGGGTGCGTGGCTCATCGACTTTTCGGTCGTCACAATGGTCCTTTCGCAATTCTCGCAACTCACACAGGTCACGGAGAACGGTAAGCATCTCGGAATCGAAGAAGCTTTCAAATTCATGCCCAAACTGATGGCCGGGCTTCTCTTTTCGCAGAGCCTCTTCTATCTTTGGATTTACGCGATCGTACTCGTCGCCGTCGTGGGACGGACGATTGGAATGATGATCATGGACCTCCGCGTCGTTCGGACCGATCTCGAACGCCCTACGATCTGGAATACGATTGCACGCTATTTTCTGGCTGCGATGAGCCTGGTTTTCATCTTTCCGATCTTCATCTGGGGTTTGCGACGAGTCCAACCTTACGACCGTCTTTCCGGCACGCGCCTCGTGAGCGCGAGCGCCCGGCTCGAAACGCAACCTGCTTTGACTCAGTAG
- a CDS encoding branched-chain amino acid ABC transporter substrate-binding protein, with protein MTNRRAFLGGAASVAAAAAASPVSAQLAPLASVAVLGPESGPQAQLGKDLVNGVRGCFDDVNGLRAAVSTRFWSERPFDDQNTLANALLVSRFAIEDQTQSGAIGHLSGKITSQVLRYYADANMPLVVPAATTDSITAQGYRNVFRLTTKDSVEGTLHAKFIAKEKRGKKVAVVYLDGDYGPDVAGTFIKQTSGDGFNPIDVKLSNDRPDIEGAATTIVQSQADLVFFAGLAPVLGRLIPALRSAGWNGQFDGSAAFFDSGLWPSYGKQIEGLIVSTSMPPLQIVPAALAIKSQYEGTYGPMSPIAAFAYSAAQIFVTAIQRFSSTSRVMIARAIAQPIPLQTLVGTFTFDAFGDPMDPNVYFYRLEGGNWHYVRAAHPSSYIVR; from the coding sequence ATGACGAACCGCCGTGCATTTCTCGGCGGCGCGGCATCCGTCGCAGCCGCAGCAGCCGCATCCCCTGTATCAGCTCAGCTGGCGCCGCTTGCGAGTGTGGCCGTGCTGGGCCCCGAAAGCGGACCTCAGGCTCAGCTCGGCAAGGACCTCGTCAATGGGGTGCGCGGCTGCTTCGATGACGTCAACGGTTTGCGCGCGGCAGTTTCAACGCGTTTCTGGTCCGAGCGGCCGTTCGACGACCAGAACACGCTCGCGAATGCGCTGCTCGTCTCGCGCTTTGCGATCGAGGATCAAACGCAATCCGGTGCGATCGGGCATCTCAGCGGCAAGATAACCAGCCAGGTGTTGCGATATTATGCCGACGCCAACATGCCGCTGGTCGTCCCGGCTGCGACAACCGATTCGATTACGGCCCAAGGTTATCGTAACGTCTTTCGACTGACAACCAAAGACTCGGTCGAAGGCACGCTGCACGCGAAATTCATCGCGAAAGAAAAGCGCGGCAAGAAAGTCGCAGTCGTGTACTTGGACGGCGACTACGGACCGGACGTGGCCGGAACGTTCATCAAGCAAACCAGTGGCGATGGTTTCAATCCGATCGACGTCAAGCTCTCGAACGATAGACCCGATATTGAGGGCGCAGCAACGACGATCGTGCAATCGCAAGCCGACCTCGTTTTCTTTGCCGGCTTGGCGCCGGTGCTCGGGCGCTTGATTCCCGCATTGCGAAGCGCCGGTTGGAACGGACAGTTCGACGGCTCGGCCGCGTTTTTCGACTCCGGCCTCTGGCCCTCGTACGGGAAACAAATCGAAGGTCTGATCGTATCAACGTCGATGCCACCGTTACAGATCGTCCCTGCGGCACTGGCCATCAAATCTCAGTACGAGGGCACCTACGGTCCGATGTCGCCGATTGCGGCATTTGCGTATTCAGCCGCGCAGATTTTCGTCACGGCCATCCAACGCTTCAGCTCGACGTCGCGCGTGATGATCGCGCGCGCAATCGCGCAACCGATTCCGCTTCAAACGTTGGTCGGCACATTCACGTTCGATGCGTTCGGAGACCCGATGGATCCGAACGTCTATTTTTACCGTCTCGAGGGCGGAAATTGGCACTACGTGCGGGCCGCCCATCCGTCGAGCTACATCGTTCGATGA
- a CDS encoding 4-hydroxybenzoate octaprenyltransferase: protein MHYLRLFLRDIRIEHTLFGLPFAYVGAVMGSRGLPTFAQMFWITVAVVGARTAAMAANRYFDRKIDAKNPRTQNRPTASGALSPSVMAIAIVAGLLVTLVAAWQLNPLCVALLPLAALALIVYPLCKRFTWASHFLLGAVDGFAPLGAFIAVTGTITFPALLLFLAVTIWVAGFDILYALMDYDVDVAQNLRSVPVRFGERASRTLPIVLHVLMVLSLWSAGILAGATSIYFVGVMLAVLLVVYESRLIALASNIFALNERVFVTNMAFSVGFLATTVAAYVAKR, encoded by the coding sequence ATGCATTATCTCCGACTCTTTCTGCGCGACATTCGCATCGAGCACACGCTCTTCGGTTTGCCATTTGCGTACGTCGGCGCGGTAATGGGCTCGCGCGGACTGCCGACATTTGCGCAAATGTTCTGGATCACGGTGGCCGTCGTCGGGGCGCGCACCGCAGCAATGGCCGCTAACCGTTACTTCGATCGTAAGATCGACGCAAAAAACCCACGCACCCAAAATCGGCCAACGGCGAGCGGCGCGCTATCGCCGTCGGTGATGGCGATAGCGATCGTGGCGGGCTTGCTGGTGACGCTCGTTGCCGCATGGCAGTTGAATCCGCTGTGCGTTGCGCTGTTACCGCTTGCGGCGCTCGCGCTCATCGTTTATCCGCTCTGCAAGCGTTTCACGTGGGCTTCGCACTTCTTGCTCGGGGCCGTCGACGGCTTTGCACCGCTCGGCGCATTCATCGCCGTTACGGGAACGATCACGTTTCCTGCGCTGCTGCTGTTCCTGGCGGTGACCATTTGGGTGGCCGGTTTCGACATTCTCTACGCGCTGATGGACTATGACGTCGACGTCGCCCAGAATCTGCGCTCGGTTCCGGTGCGCTTCGGGGAACGCGCAAGCCGCACGCTACCGATCGTGCTACACGTGCTGATGGTGCTGAGCCTTTGGTCGGCCGGCATTCTGGCCGGTGCGACGTCGATCTACTTCGTCGGCGTCATGCTGGCTGTGCTGCTCGTCGTATATGAGAGCAGACTGATCGCACTTGCTTCGAACATCTTTGCACTCAACGAACGCGTCTTCGTGACGAACATGGCATTCTCAGTGGGATTCTTAGCGACAACCGTCGCCGCATACGTAGCAAAACGATGA
- a CDS encoding menaquinone biosynthesis decarboxylase — protein sequence MPFDSLDAFVSELEHRGELVEISAEVDPYLEVSEITNRVVKAGGPALLFTNVRGSDVRVLTNQFGTERRMAMAFDAQNLDEVASRLRRLLDLSVPESLASRIAKLASFAPLMNAVPKTVSAGSCQDVVIEEPDLRQLPVLTTWPLDAGPFITLGLVITSDPQTHVQNTGVYRMQIFDSKTAGMHWQRHKHGRAQAKKWGDRVPVAVAIGTDPAVTYAATAPLPPIVDELAFAGVLRGKPVKVTHAKTIDLKVPADAEFILEGYVDNTDLRTEGPFGDHTGVYSLADLYPTFHCTAITHRRKPIWAATVVGKPPMEDAWLGKATERIFLPLLQMVVPEIVDYNLPVEGGFHNLCIVSIRKSYPGHAFKVMNALWGLGHMMMLTRTLLVVDADIDVHDIRAVAWFALNNVDPKRDLVVIPGPVDDLDHSGSYLAALGHKIGIDATRKGADEGYEREWPPDMVMDEATRGLVSSRWKEYGLDGVLERKSVSNAWSGQGPGALGRLLDRP from the coding sequence ATGCCCTTCGACTCATTGGATGCATTCGTTTCGGAATTGGAGCACCGCGGCGAGCTCGTCGAAATCTCTGCCGAAGTCGATCCGTATCTCGAAGTCTCCGAGATCACGAATCGCGTCGTCAAAGCCGGCGGGCCGGCCCTGTTGTTCACGAACGTTCGCGGTTCCGACGTCCGTGTTCTGACGAATCAGTTCGGTACAGAACGCCGCATGGCAATGGCATTCGACGCACAGAACCTGGATGAGGTCGCTTCGCGCTTGCGGCGCTTGCTCGATCTCTCAGTTCCGGAATCACTAGCCTCGCGCATCGCGAAGCTGGCGTCGTTTGCACCGCTCATGAACGCCGTACCGAAAACGGTCAGCGCTGGCTCGTGCCAAGACGTCGTGATCGAAGAACCCGATTTACGGCAGCTTCCGGTGCTGACCACGTGGCCGCTCGACGCCGGACCGTTTATCACGCTCGGGCTCGTCATCACGAGCGATCCGCAAACGCACGTTCAGAACACCGGCGTGTACCGCATGCAGATCTTCGATTCGAAGACTGCGGGCATGCACTGGCAGCGTCACAAGCACGGACGCGCGCAAGCCAAGAAATGGGGCGATCGTGTTCCCGTCGCCGTTGCAATCGGAACCGATCCCGCCGTGACGTATGCAGCGACTGCGCCGCTACCGCCGATCGTCGACGAGCTTGCGTTCGCGGGAGTTCTGCGCGGTAAGCCGGTGAAGGTCACGCACGCGAAGACCATCGACCTCAAAGTACCGGCCGACGCCGAATTCATTTTAGAAGGCTACGTCGACAACACCGATCTGCGTACGGAAGGTCCGTTCGGCGACCACACCGGCGTCTACAGTCTCGCCGATCTCTACCCGACGTTCCACTGCACGGCCATCACGCATCGCCGCAAACCAATCTGGGCAGCGACTGTCGTCGGCAAGCCGCCGATGGAAGATGCATGGCTCGGTAAAGCAACGGAGCGCATCTTCTTGCCGCTCTTGCAGATGGTCGTGCCCGAAATCGTCGACTACAATCTTCCTGTCGAGGGCGGATTTCACAATCTGTGCATCGTCTCGATTCGCAAGTCGTATCCCGGTCATGCGTTCAAAGTGATGAACGCACTCTGGGGACTCGGCCATATGATGATGTTGACGCGCACGCTGCTCGTCGTCGACGCCGACATCGACGTGCATGACATCCGTGCGGTGGCGTGGTTCGCGCTCAACAACGTCGATCCGAAGCGCGACTTGGTTGTCATACCAGGTCCGGTCGACGATCTCGATCATAGCGGCTCATATCTCGCTGCGCTCGGTCATAAGATCGGCATCGATGCGACGCGCAAAGGCGCCGACGAAGGTTACGAGCGTGAATGGCCGCCCGACATGGTGATGGACGAAGCGACGCGCGGCTTGGTTAGCTCGCGCTGGAAGGAGTACGGGTTGGACGGCGTTCTAGAGCGCAAGAGTGTCTCGAATGCGTGGTCCGGCCAGGGTCCGGGCGCACTGGGACGCTTATTGGATCGTCCGTAA
- a CDS encoding GNAT family N-acetyltransferase, which yields MPTFSIREAGPEDVDLIARRRIMMAEESGGTKVSAQLAEATRRWLRENTQRGTLCSWVAQSDGKVVGSVSCRIRETSPREFDLAGREAYVQHLYVDPPYRGLGIGRALMQTLLDWCAANNHSRIALRTSEMARSLYERMGFVSDRVMTYEGKT from the coding sequence ATGCCCACGTTTTCCATACGCGAAGCCGGTCCCGAAGACGTCGATCTGATCGCGCGACGCCGCATCATGATGGCGGAAGAGTCCGGCGGTACGAAGGTGAGCGCGCAGCTCGCTGAAGCGACGCGCCGCTGGCTTCGCGAAAACACGCAGCGCGGGACGCTTTGCTCGTGGGTTGCCCAAAGCGATGGAAAGGTCGTCGGTTCCGTCAGCTGCCGCATTCGCGAGACAAGCCCGCGCGAGTTCGATCTTGCCGGCAGAGAGGCGTACGTCCAGCATCTTTACGTCGATCCGCCGTACCGCGGACTCGGCATCGGCCGGGCGCTCATGCAGACCTTGCTCGATTGGTGCGCGGCAAACAATCATTCACGCATCGCTCTGCGCACAAGCGAGATGGCACGCTCTCTCTACGAGCGGATGGGTTTCGTTTCAGATCGCGTCATGACGTACGAGGGCAAGACTTAG